The region CTGGTCGGCGCGCGGACGGCGCCGCTGCGTGCATCGAACGGCATGACGCTCGTCGCCGATACGCGCTTCGACGCGGCACGCCGTCCGTTCGACCTGGCCTTGGTCGCGGGCGGCCCAGCGCTACCCGATAGCGATACGCTCGACCCAGGTCTGCTCGACTGGCTGACGAACGTCGCCACGCAATGCGGCCGCTACGGTTCGATCTGCACCGGCGCGTTCGCGCTCGGCCACGCGGGGCTGCTCGATGCGCGCAACGTGACCACGCACTGGCAGCACGCCGCGCAACTCGCGGCGCGTTTTCCGCGGGCGCGCGTCGACTTCGACCGGATCTATCTGCGCGATGGCGCGCTCGTGACATCGGCGGGGGTGACGGCAGGCATCGATCTGTCGCTCGCGCTGGTCGCCGAGGATCACGGCGCGCAGACCGCGTTGCAGGTCGCCAAGCGGCTCGTCGTGTTCGCCCAGCGCCAGGGCGGTCAGTCGCAATTCAGTCCGTACCTGACCGCGCCGGCCGACGAGACGTCGCCGGTCGCCAGGGTCCAGGCCCACGTGATGGAAAGGATTCGCGAGAGCTTCACGGTCAAACAACTCGCGGACGTCGCGGGAATGAGCGCACGCAACTTCGCGCGCGTGTTCGTGCAGGAAACGCAGGTGACGCCGCATGAATTCGTCGAGCGCGCGCGCGTGGATGCGGCGCGCAAGCTGCTGGAAAGCAGCGGCGCGGCGCTCAAGGCGATTGCCTACGACTGCGGTTTCGGCACCGCCGACCGCATGCGGATCGTCTTCACGAAACGCATCGGCGTGACGCCGATGCAATATCGCGAGCGCTTCCGCTCCGGGTGAGCGAAACACGCTGCCGCGCACGGGCAGCGCGGCGGAACGGCAGAACTTGCGCATGAGAAAATAGCCACCCCGTCTCTCTTTGCCACCGACCAAGGAACGCCATGACCACCTCGACTCCGATCCGCGCCATCGTCACCGGCCACACTCGCGGCCTGGGCGCCGCGCTCGCCGAGCAACTGCTCGCGCGCGGCATGGCGGTGCTGGGCCTGTCCCGCTCGCGCCACGCCTCGCTCGGCGCGCGCTTTCCCGCGTTGCTGGAAGAAATCGAACTGACACTGGACGACCCGGCGCGCGTCGCGCAATGGATCGCGACCGACGCACTGCGCACCTTTGTCAGCGGTGCGCAAACGGTGCTGTTGATCAATAACGCGGGCACGGTGCAGCCGATCGGTCCGATCGCAGGACAGGACGCGGCGTCGATCGCGACCGCGGTCAGCCTGAACGTCGCCACGCCGCTGATGCTGGCAAGCGCGCTCGCGGCAGCCGGCGAAGACGCGAGCGACCGGCG is a window of Paraburkholderia sp. D15 DNA encoding:
- a CDS encoding GlxA family transcriptional regulator → MPTVAIAIFPGVQALDVAGPVDVFSEANRFVAPHARYEVTLVGARTAPLRASNGMTLVADTRFDAARRPFDLALVAGGPALPDSDTLDPGLLDWLTNVATQCGRYGSICTGAFALGHAGLLDARNVTTHWQHAAQLAARFPRARVDFDRIYLRDGALVTSAGVTAGIDLSLALVAEDHGAQTALQVAKRLVVFAQRQGGQSQFSPYLTAPADETSPVARVQAHVMERIRESFTVKQLADVAGMSARNFARVFVQETQVTPHEFVERARVDAARKLLESSGAALKAIAYDCGFGTADRMRIVFTKRIGVTPMQYRERFRSG
- a CDS encoding SDR family oxidoreductase — protein: MTTSTPIRAIVTGHTRGLGAALAEQLLARGMAVLGLSRSRHASLGARFPALLEEIELTLDDPARVAQWIATDALRTFVSGAQTVLLINNAGTVQPIGPIAGQDAASIATAVSLNVATPLMLASALAAAGEDASDRRIVHISSGAARNAYPGWSIYCATKAALDHHARAVALDANRALRICSLAPGVIDTNMQAEIRGSGVEQFPMRERFEDLKRNGQLATPEQCATQLLDYALSDAFGQTPVADIREIAKAD